One window of the Trifolium pratense cultivar HEN17-A07 linkage group LG2, ARS_RC_1.1, whole genome shotgun sequence genome contains the following:
- the LOC123909125 gene encoding ubiquitin carboxyl-terminal hydrolase 4-like yields the protein MGASGSKLEKALGDNFPEGEHYFGLENFGNTCYCNSVLQALYFCVPFREQLLQYYGKNKNTTDAEENLLTCLAELFSQISSQKRKTGVIAPKRFVQRLKKQNELFRSYMHQDAHEFLNYLLNELVDILEKEAQVAKDDQETLLPSEKIANGPKKNGLANGAKKEPPLATWVHKNFQGILTNETRCLQCETVTARDETFFDLSLDIEQNSSITSCLKNFSSTETLNAEDKFFCDKCCSLQEAQKRMKIKRPPRVLVIHLKRFKYMEQLGRYKKLSYRVVFPLELRLSDTDEEADIEYSLFAVVVHVGSGPNHGHYVCLVKNHNHWLCFDDETVEAVDESSVQTFFGSTQDFNNNTDHGYILFYESINRN from the exons ATGGGTGCTTCTGGTTCCAAACTTGAAAAGGCTCTCGGTGACAATTTCCCTGAAGGAGAACATTACTTTGGCCTTGAGAATTTTGGCAATACTTGTTATTGCAACAGCGTTTTGCAG GCTCTATACTTCTGTGTTCCATTTCGAGAACAATTGCTACAGTATTatggaaaaaacaaaaacacaacagATGCAGAGGAAAATCTTTTGACTTGCTTAGCTGAACTATTTTCGCAG ATAAGCTCCCAGAAGAGGAAAACAGGTGTAATTGCTCCCAAACGATTTGTACAGAGGTTGAAAAAACAGAATGAACTCTTCCGTAGCTATATGCACCAG GATGCCCACGAATTCTTGAACTATTTGTTAAACGAACTTGTTGACATTCTGGAGAAAGAGGCCCAGGTTGCAAAAGACGATCAAGAGACATTACTACCTTCTGAGAAGATTGCAAATGGACCAAAGAAGAATGGTTTAGCTAATGGTGCTAAAAAAGAGCCGCCTTTAGCTACTTGGGTGCACAAAAATTTTCAG GGAATACTTACCAATGAGACAAGGTGCTTGCAATGCGAAACAGTAACTGCTAGGGATGAAACATTTTTCGACTTGAGTCTTGATATTGAACAAAACAGTTCAATTACAAGCTGTTTGAAAAATTTCAGTTCGACTGAGACATTGAATGCCGAAGACAAATTTTTTTGTGACAAGTGCTGCAG CTTGCAAGAAGCTCAGAAGAGGATGAAGATAAAGAGACCGCCCCGTGTCTTAGTCATTCATCTTAAGCGATTTAAGTACATGGAACAGCTGGGCCGCTACAAGAAGCTGTCATACCGTGTGGTCTTTCCCCTTGAACTCAGATTGAGTGATACAGACGAAGAAGCAGATATTGAGTATTCTCTATTTGCAGTAGTTGTCCATGTTGGGAGTGGACCCAACCACGGGCATTATGTTTGCCTTGTAAAAAACCATAACCACTGGTTATGTTTTGATGACGAAACTGTCGAGGCAGTTGATGAATCTTCTGTTCAGACATTCTTTGGGTCAACACAAGACTTCAACAATAATACAGACCATGGTTACATTTTGTTCTATGAGAGCATTAACAGAAACTAG